The following nucleotide sequence is from Oxyura jamaicensis isolate SHBP4307 breed ruddy duck chromosome 24, BPBGC_Ojam_1.0, whole genome shotgun sequence.
ACAGcgtgaaaaggcaaaaagctcCAAGGAAAGCCCCCTGGACAATGGCATACAAAAGGCCTTTTAGTTCTTCAAGGGCAGTTTCTTCACCATCAGCATTTTGTGTGCCAAGCCCTGGCCATGGGCTTTGCACTGCCAAGCGCCCAGTGCACCCaccagtccctcccagtgcaCCCAGCAGACATTCATGGTGTGCGAGCATCTGGCACCGAGCGTGGTTTTGGAGACACAAGGGCAGGAACAGCCAGAGGCTCTGTCCCCATCACGTAGATGATGTGGTGGTAAAGCCAAGGTGTTTGCTAGATCCCAGCCTCCTCCCGTCCCCCTGCCACGCCTCCTTCTCCAGCCCCTTGCCCAGGGAAACCCTCACCGGGTCTCATTTTCAGGCGTGTCCCCATGTGAGATTCTAGCCCCTGCCCTGTACCACGGCTACTACATCAGGCCCCGCATCAACAAGCAGCTGGACCGAGGCACGTCCGAGGTCAGCCTCAACGAGCACAAGTTCCAGGTCTTCCTGGACGTCTGCCACTTCCTCCCCAGCGAGCTCACCGTCCGCACCGTGGACAACCTGCTGGAGGTGATGGGGCAGCACCCGCAGAAGGCTGACCGCCACGGCTTCATCTCCCGAGAGTTCACCAGGACCTACATCCTCCCGCTGGACGTCGACCCCTTGCTGGTGAGGGCCACCTTGTCCCACGACGGCATCCTAAGCATTGTGGCTCCCCGGACGGGGAAGGAGGTGAAGGCCAGGGTCAACGAGGTGAAGATAACCCACCAGGAGCAGCCGGTGGGGAAAGAAGAACAGTCcgaggaaggaaaagggaaggaagagtcCTAAAGGCCCCAAAGCTGGGCTTGAGTGGGGGGTTAGGGGGGGGTCAGGGAGGGGAATCACAGTGCCAGACCCCAATTTCTCACCACCAGcgcccagcagggctgggaggcagccaTGTAAATGCCAAACTTCGGCTTCTTAAGGCTGATGGTTGGAAAAAGGGGCttggaatttaaaaaagaagggGACTGAAGTGCTTGTGTGAGGGATTGTACTGCACTGCAAGTTTTCTCCTGGGCCAAGCGCCCGCTGAGCACCATGCCCTTCCCTCACCCCGCATGGGAAGGGTGACTCTCGCCCAgaagctgctcctgccccgggGAAGGAACATGCCCAGCACCTCAATTCGGAGCCAGTGGCTGGCCTGTCTGCAGACACAGGGATCTTGTCGGTCTGTAAAAGCGCCTGCAGCTCTCTGGAGGATGGAGAAATAAACCTGCCTCCGGCCTGCTGTCGTTTGCCCTGGGTTTGCATTGCTTCTGGCCATGCTGTGGGCGTGGGCTTTGGAGGCTCACGGcgagagctggagctggagctggagtcAGCCCGAGTAAATAGCCACCAAGCCATGTCCCTGCCTGCCTCAGACCACTCATTTATGGGACGTGAAGCTTGTTCACACGCAGACCTTTCAGTTCTTGTGAGGGGAGCGAACCCCAAAATGCCAATGGGAAGGGCTCTGCTCAGGTCCCAGACACCTTGCTGGCATCCCAGCACCTGCTGTGGAGCCACAGAGGGGAGAATTCTGCCCCTTTTGCAGACAGGGTGATGCTACCGGCTACATGAGAAATATATCCACAGCCGTGTGATGCTGGGCCAGGGATCGGGTGTGCTGCTGtcggcagcagctgctgcctcgGCCGgccccagggctcagcaggCGCCAGGCACGATCCTTGTCAGTGCCAATTAAAGCAGCCAAATTGCTGTGTCACTGGCCAAATATGGGGGTCCCTGGCAGGGCCCCGTGCAGCCCTCCCATGGGAGACAGAAAAGCTCCAGGGACCCATGGCCGGAGCCTCCTCCTGCCGGGACGTGGCTGTGGGTTTCTGCACGCTGCCTCCCTGCATGGACAGGACCAGAAAGGCCGTGCTCAGGCTGCTCCTTCACCCGTCAGCCTCCGTggagctgctttctgctcctcaGGGCCTCTGCCAGCAGTGAGGGtcagagggaagagaagagctgCCCTGCTCGCCAGCACCATGGGAGCGAGCAGGAGGGTGACTGAGCATCCATCCTGCCCGGTGCACGTCACCCAAACCCCCGGTACGTGCTGCTGAGGGATGCCCTTCCTCAGATAAGCCGCTGCCAGAgagtttttcatttgctgtcaaaataaaaatctcctttaCAAGAGGCTTTGTGTAGGTTACTGGTAATAACTCCAGAGATAACCCTCTGCTAGTGGCCGTCAGTCACCTGAAGTGGCCGCTTGTAAGGGCAGGAAGTGCCCAGCCCTCGAGAAGCAACTGCTCTGTGTGCAACCCCCTGCTCGTGGGCACACGCTGCACCAGCCTCCAGCACCGCACACACCGC
It contains:
- the HSPB2 gene encoding heat shock protein beta-2 — translated: MAARTVPHAYPMSSEYEFANPSKIYDQNFGEGVSPCEILAPALYHGYYIRPRINKQLDRGTSEVSLNEHKFQVFLDVCHFLPSELTVRTVDNLLEVMGQHPQKADRHGFISREFTRTYILPLDVDPLLVRATLSHDGILSIVAPRTGKEVKARVNEVKITHQEQPVGKEEQSEEGKGKEES